The nucleotide window CTGAATCTGCTCAAACGGCATCGATGCAATGAAGCACAAGGATATCATTTCAGCAGGCCTGTGCCGGCAGAAGAGTTTACTAGAATAAAAGTTCCTTCTTTGTAAGGTCAAAGCATGTGGGGGAATTCGAAACCGAGTAAGAAACCGTCAAGGTTTTATACTCGGTTTTTCTATGTAAAATCCCTAGTCATTATATTGAATGCAATTAGTTTTGCGAAAACATAAATGAGAATTCGTGTTTTCTCGTAAACATAGCCATTCTTTCCCACATCATCTGTCGATCTCCTCTCAATGTTCGCCAATAGTACCTTGAAAATAGCTAAGTGACAGGGCTTTTGGTATATTGATAGAAGTATAGAATTCGAGCGAAGGCGGGGGAGAAGATGGGCTTTAAAAAGAAGCAATATGTCGGCTTGGGGCTGACGGTGTTATTCTTGTTCATCTTGTTATTTACAATTTTGGCGATGATGAATTCAATCAGGGGAAACCTGCTTGAGATCGTAGAAGATCGCTATGCAAAAGTGAGCACGGTTATGGAGATCAGGAAGGAGCTTTATCAGCGGGACCGTAACCTTGTTGAGTTAATCACGGAGTACGGGGAAGAAGAAGGGTCGACAATAGAGGAAACCAATGCTTCCCTCGACCAGATGGATATTGGCAAGGCGCTGTTGGAGCTGGAAACGATCCTGAATCGGAAAACATCAAAAGTACTGGTGGTTGAAGTCCAGGACGCCTATCGGGAATATGCGGTCATGGAAAATAAAATCAACGGCCTGATCGCGAATGGAGCGAGCCAGTCTGAAGTCCGCGGCCTCTATCAGAGTGAGATGGCGACCAGGGATGTATTATTTGAAAAAATCGAGGAGTTTAAAGATTATCAGGAAGAATTGATGAACAGCGCCATGAAGGAGGCAACCGGGACTTATGATAATCTGGTCACAGGTTTGGTTGGGATGGTCATCCTGGCCATCATCCTGATAACTGGCGTGATGCTCTGGGTCATCCGGGATACGGTCGGCACGGTCCATTCCTTTACGGAGTCGATCAAGAAGGTCAATTATGATGACTTATCCTCGATTCCTCGGATGGACGATGGCATAAAGGGTGAGTTTGGCGAGATTGCCCGAGCCTATAATTCGATGGCCGTTTCCATCGAAAAGCTCACTGAGAAGGAAAAGGAATATAATGAAGAAATGCAAGAACAGAACTGGATCCAATCTAACTCCGTGGAGGTGGTGAAGCTTTATGGCAGAGAAGTGACCGTTTCTTCCCTGGCAGAAAACTTCATGAAAAAGCTGACACCTATAATGGACGGAAACCTAGGAGTTTTTTATCTTAAAGACGAATCTGCTGGAAAGCCGTATTTTAAAAAGATTGCATCCTTTGCTGATGAAGCTGGGCGTGACGGCTTTGTAGCAGGTGAAGGGATGATTGGCCAATGTGCTGAGGAAAAACGCACGGTTGTGATGAATGACATTCCTGCCGACTACAGGACAATTTCTACGGGGCTTGGTGATGCAGCGCCGAAGAGCATCGTCATGGCTCCAGTCATGCTGAAGGATGAAGTGGTTGCAGTGGTGGAAGTTGCGAGCTTGTCCAGGTTCACTCCAGCCAGCCTGAAGCTTCTTGAAAATGTCCTTGAAACCCTGGGAATCGGACTTGCCAATATCATTGGCCGAATGGAAGTGGAGCGTTTATTGCTAGAGTCGCAGGCCCAGACGGAAGAGCTGCAGGCCCAATCCGAGGAACTGCAATCCCAATCTGAGGAACTGCAGGCACAGTCAGAAGAATTGCAAATGCAGACTGAGGAGCTGCGGATGATGAATGAGCAGCTGGAGGAACGTACACGCGACGCTGAGCTGAAATCCGAAGAACTGCAGGCGGCGAAGGAAGATTTGGAACAGAAGGCAAGAGAGCTTGAACAAAGCTCGACCTATAAATCGGAGTTCCTGGCGAATATGTCCCATGAATTGCGAACGCCATTAAACAGTATCCTTCTTCTTTCCGAGATGCTGCTTGATGATGAAGAGAACGGTCTTTCCGATGAGCAAAAAGAATTCTCAAAGGTCATACATTCGTCCGGACAGGATTTGCTGAATTTGATCAATGACATCCTGGACTTGTCCAAGGTAGAAGCCGGTAAGCTGGAAGTGAGCTTCGAAGAGGTGTTCCTTGATGAGTTTACCGAACGAATGGAGCGCCAATTTGCCCAGGCTGCAAAGAATAAAAAGATCGATTTTACCGTTGAAAAGGCGGACGATGTAACGCCAATCATCTATACAGATGAACAAAGATTGCAGCAGATTTTGAAAAATCTTCTGTCCAATGCCTTCAAGTTTACCGAAAAAGGCTCTGTCTCCGTCAAAATCGAGAAAGCGTATGGGAAGGAAACGATTGGATGTCCTCTAAAAGGGCAGTCTGATACGTGGGTGAAATTCTCGGTGACGGATTCGGGGATTGGCATTCCGAAAGATAAGCAAAGGATGATTTTTGAAGCGTTCCAGCAGGTAGACGGCGCGACCATGAGGAAGTACGGCGGCACCGGGCTCGGCCTGTCGATTTCCAGAGAGTTCGCCATGCTTCTTGGCGGAGTCTGCAAGGTGGAAAGCAAGGAAGGCGAGGGCAGCACATTCACACTCATCATCCCTAACCTGCCGGACGGCTATCCTTCCCTTGGCGGTTTTGAAGTGAACGATCAGGTGGCAGCATCCTTGGAGAGAACGGCAGCACCTGAGCCGCTTTTACCAGATCCGCCGCAAGCGGAAGAAGAAATCATTGTTGGAGAAACAACCGTCCTGACTGGTAAAACGGTTGTGATTGCGGACGATGACCACCGCAATATTTTCACCTTGAAGAATGTCCTGCAAAAAGAGGGCATGAAGGTGGTTACGGCTGACAATGGGGAAGACTGTCTTGAAAAGATGAAGGAAATCGATGCGGATATCGTCCTGATGGATATCATGATGCCGGTCATGGATGGATATGAAGCCATCAGGCAAATCCGCAGGAACGAAAATAACAAGGAGCTTCCGATCATCGCACTGACAGCAAAGGCAATGAAGGGCGACCGTGAAAAATGCCTTGATGCAGGAGCGAATGATTACATCAGCAAACCGATGAAGCTGGACCAGCTGTTGTCAGCCATGCGCGTTTGGCTGTCATAGATGCTGGGAGCGATCAGGATGAAAGCAGAGGGTTGAAAGGTGAAAAACGAAGAATTAGAACTGGAATTGCTTTTGTTGGCGATCTATCGTCTGTCCGGCTATGACTTCAGGAATTATATGCGCTCTTCGATCATGAGGAGAACGACTGCAAGAATGAATGCTGAAAAATTGTCCAGCATCACAAGCCTGACCGAAAAAATCATCCATAATGAGCGGGTTTTGGATGAGATACTCAAGGACTTTTCAATCAATGTCACTGAAATGTTCCGGGATCCTTCTTTTTTCAAAGCATTGCGCGAAGAAGTGGTTCCGCTTTTGAGGGAGCTGCCGGAGATCCGGATCTGGCATGCTGGCTGTTCGACCGGGGAAGAAGCCTATTCAATGGCGATTTTAATCGAGGAGGAGGGCCTTGCTGATCGGACAAAAATTTATGCGACAGACATGAACGAAACTGTTCTCGCGAAGGCTGAATCAGGGACAATGCCATTGCATAAAATGCAATCCTATACGAAAAATTACATCATGGCTGGAGGGAACAAATCGTTCTCTGAGTATTACGATGCGGACAGCGAATTCGCCCGCCTGAAGCATTCCTTGAAAAAGAACATCGTATTTGCCCAGCATAATCTGGTGACCGATGGTTCCTTTAACGAGTTCCATCTCATCATTTGCCGCAATGTCCTGATTTACTTCAATCTGGAGCTGCAGAAGCAGGTATTCCAGCTTTTTGATGAAAGCCTAAGTCCAAGAGGCTTTCTCGGTCTCGGAACAAAGGAAACCGTCAGGCCGGAACTTGGCTTTTTGGAAGCCTTCAATTCGAAGGAGAAACTATACCGAAAAAAATAACTAAGCATAAAGGCAGTGGATTAAAAAAAGTCCACTGCTTTTTGTGTTTTAATGGGGCTGATTTTAGTAAAATTAAGGAAAAACCAAATCGTTCTTTTTCATGATTGGGGTGGAGGTCAAAATGGCATCAGGTGTTTATACCGTTCTCTTCGTTGTCAGTATCCTATATTTAGTGCGTAAAAAGGTTGAGGAGGAGGCTAATTTCCTGCCTAAAATTATCGGATACTTTATCCTGGGTTCATTGAATCTTACTTTAAATGAGGTTTCATTGCCGCTCGGTTTTTTTGTGTATTTATTGTTCTTTCGCCCAAGAGTGAATATCCGTGCAAAACAGATGGCTGCTTATCTTGGAGTATTCGCTTTTATCCTGACCTTTTGGATTTTGCCTTTTGCGGATAACCAATTGGTAAGCCTGCCAAAATCCATCGACCGTGAACTTGGCTCCGTGTATGAGATAGATTTCAAACATGAAAATGAGCGGATTATTCATGAGATAGGACTAGATGAGAAGAATTGGAGACTTGAGGATTTTGAAGTAGAATATGGCAAGGATAGCAGAATAATAAATTTACGATGGCAGCTCGCAATACAAAATGACAGCCATTTTGACCTCTATAAAATTCAATATGATACTGACAAGAGCAGGTATCAAGTTAGGCATAGTGAGGCCGATTCATGGCTTCAATATGATCGGTTGGTTGTGGCCTGGCGCTTCTTTGAAATTCTGGATGGATTAAATATAAAAGAAATTACTGATGCGAAGGGAAGCTATTCATCCTATATTATCCGAAGTTCAGGGGATCGGGAGGGTTATGCGACAGAAGACCTTGCTAACATGACTGTTTTGGAAGGGGAAATACAAGAATTAGAGGATGAAGAGCTTCCGGTCGAGGGATATTCCATATCAAGCTTTGCGTTGGAGAAAACCGGCGAAGAGAGAGATGAACAAGGGATTATCACTCATGAAAGCTTTCAAAGTGTCGACTCGGCCGTTTTTTTATTTGACGTCTCGGAAATAGAAGATGATTACTAGAGAGAATTACATTGGTTTGTGCAAAATGAAATTGGAGAAAGCAGCGTGGAAAATTCACGCTGCTTTTTTATCTCTTCTATTATCTCGCCTGAATCAGCACGGTGCACATATCATCTGATCCAGCTTCCTTCTGTTCCGGTGTCAGAATCAGATCAAGAGGTTCTTTGTTCCTTGCCTCATCCATAAGCTTCATGGTGATGTTTTTCAGGAACTCTGTGCCTGCTTGCTCGTATTTGTCGATGGCTTCATGGACGCCATCTGTACAGATGAGAAGCTGCAGGGAATCAGAGTAGAAGATGGTCGTCTTGTTTGTATGTATATCAGGGAAAAATCCGACCGCACATGTATTGCTCTTCAGTTCCTCGATATGGTTCCCATCGATCATCGCGTGCGCTGTTGGATGGCCAGCATTGATGTACTCAATTTTACGCTGCTCGGTATCGAGCGTCAGGTAAATCGCAGTAAAATAATAAGGGATTTTTTGATTATGTAGGTTTAAGGAGTTCATCCATTTGTTCAGTTCACCAATCACATACTCGGGGTCGGGATTCGAGCGGATTGCATCGCGGAGCACAGATGAGATGAACATGCATACGAGTGAAGAGGATATTCCGTGTCCCATCATATCCAGCTGGATGACAGCATATCGATGTTCGTCGATTCTGTGCCAGTAATAAAGATCTCCGGCCAGCTTGTACGCCGGCAAATAGGAGGCTTTTATCAGAAGGTTATCCTCATCGACAGGCTCGCTGAGCAGACTGGTCTGGACCTGCATCGAAAGTTCAAGCTCGTTGACAATTTTCTCTTCCTGCTTTTTGTGCCAATCTTTTTCATATTTCAACCTTAGTGCGACCCTGATTCGGGCCAGCAGTTCTGTTTTCTTGATTGGCTTCATTAGATAATCCATTCCGCCGGCATCCAACGCCTCCACAACCTTGTCCGTGTCTTCAAGGGCGGTGACGAAAATAACCGGAATATCCTTTAAATGGGGATTCTCCTGAAGGCGCCGGCATGCTTCGATTCCATCCACTTCAGGCATCATGATATCCATGAGGATCACATTCACCTGTTCAGCGATGATATAAGGATGATCCGATTCAAGATAGCCGAATAAATCATGAGCCGACGTGAACGAAAGATGATCTTTGTAACCGGCCCGGTTCAATAACTTTTCAATGACAAATAAATTCGCTTCATTATCATCGACGATCAGAATACTCATATGTAATCCCTCTCCAAAACAAATTCAACATACTTATATACCTATTTTACCACCTGGCTAAACCTTTTTTTAAGCAGCAAACTTCAGAAACTGATTTTTTCTTACATCTCTATCAGAATTATTTTGGAAAAAAATGAAACACCTGGAATCAATCCCCGTCTAATTTTTTACAAGGGGGCTGAAAAGAGATGAAAAAATGGTGGTTTCTGGGTGGTTTAGTACTGGTTTCACTTGCATTAGTGGCTTTTTATTCACTGTCCCAGTTCAAAGTGGTGAATGCATGGGAAGAGGAGCATGTGGTGTTGCCGAACAAGGTGTGGCAGCTGCAATTTTCTGATAAGATTTCTGAAAAAAGTCTCGACTCGAACTTGATTTATATCACAAATGATCAAGGTGAAAAGCTCGACACGAGGATCGAGCTGGGGGACGACCGGAAATCCGTTTACATCCATCCGCCGGAAAACGGATATGATCCTAAAGCAAAGGAATATACCGTTCATTTTAAAAAGGGAATTAAATCTGCACTGGGTAGGGAGCTGAATTCTGCCCAGTCGTGGAAGTTTGTTGTAAAAGAAACACTTCCGACTGTCGGCACACAGGAAAATCTGGCGGGTTATTTTGAAAAAATCCTTGATGAAGAAAAGAAGGAACGTGGCTGGTTTGGCGGAGTGAAGGATTCCTTCAAGTCTAGTGAAGATAAAGCGTCAGAGGAATCATTAGCGGCGGATAAGTCGGCAGGAGGCGGGGAGGTATCCGAAACGAATGTCCAGGTCCAGGGCGTTGATGAAGCAGATATCGTCAAAACTGATGGGAAGAGCATTTTTCAGGCTGAGTATGATAAAGTGCGAGTCATCCAGGCGGTAC belongs to Mesobacillus sp. AQ2 and includes:
- a CDS encoding response regulator, encoding MGFKKKQYVGLGLTVLFLFILLFTILAMMNSIRGNLLEIVEDRYAKVSTVMEIRKELYQRDRNLVELITEYGEEEGSTIEETNASLDQMDIGKALLELETILNRKTSKVLVVEVQDAYREYAVMENKINGLIANGASQSEVRGLYQSEMATRDVLFEKIEEFKDYQEELMNSAMKEATGTYDNLVTGLVGMVILAIILITGVMLWVIRDTVGTVHSFTESIKKVNYDDLSSIPRMDDGIKGEFGEIARAYNSMAVSIEKLTEKEKEYNEEMQEQNWIQSNSVEVVKLYGREVTVSSLAENFMKKLTPIMDGNLGVFYLKDESAGKPYFKKIASFADEAGRDGFVAGEGMIGQCAEEKRTVVMNDIPADYRTISTGLGDAAPKSIVMAPVMLKDEVVAVVEVASLSRFTPASLKLLENVLETLGIGLANIIGRMEVERLLLESQAQTEELQAQSEELQSQSEELQAQSEELQMQTEELRMMNEQLEERTRDAELKSEELQAAKEDLEQKARELEQSSTYKSEFLANMSHELRTPLNSILLLSEMLLDDEENGLSDEQKEFSKVIHSSGQDLLNLINDILDLSKVEAGKLEVSFEEVFLDEFTERMERQFAQAAKNKKIDFTVEKADDVTPIIYTDEQRLQQILKNLLSNAFKFTEKGSVSVKIEKAYGKETIGCPLKGQSDTWVKFSVTDSGIGIPKDKQRMIFEAFQQVDGATMRKYGGTGLGLSISREFAMLLGGVCKVESKEGEGSTFTLIIPNLPDGYPSLGGFEVNDQVAASLERTAAPEPLLPDPPQAEEEIIVGETTVLTGKTVVIADDDHRNIFTLKNVLQKEGMKVVTADNGEDCLEKMKEIDADIVLMDIMMPVMDGYEAIRQIRRNENNKELPIIALTAKAMKGDREKCLDAGANDYISKPMKLDQLLSAMRVWLS
- a CDS encoding protein-glutamate O-methyltransferase CheR: MKNEELELELLLLAIYRLSGYDFRNYMRSSIMRRTTARMNAEKLSSITSLTEKIIHNERVLDEILKDFSINVTEMFRDPSFFKALREEVVPLLRELPEIRIWHAGCSTGEEAYSMAILIEEEGLADRTKIYATDMNETVLAKAESGTMPLHKMQSYTKNYIMAGGNKSFSEYYDADSEFARLKHSLKKNIVFAQHNLVTDGSFNEFHLIICRNVLIYFNLELQKQVFQLFDESLSPRGFLGLGTKETVRPELGFLEAFNSKEKLYRKK
- a CDS encoding fused response regulator/phosphatase; translation: MSILIVDDNEANLFVIEKLLNRAGYKDHLSFTSAHDLFGYLESDHPYIIAEQVNVILMDIMMPEVDGIEACRRLQENPHLKDIPVIFVTALEDTDKVVEALDAGGMDYLMKPIKKTELLARIRVALRLKYEKDWHKKQEEKIVNELELSMQVQTSLLSEPVDEDNLLIKASYLPAYKLAGDLYYWHRIDEHRYAVIQLDMMGHGISSSLVCMFISSVLRDAIRSNPDPEYVIGELNKWMNSLNLHNQKIPYYFTAIYLTLDTEQRKIEYINAGHPTAHAMIDGNHIEELKSNTCAVGFFPDIHTNKTTIFYSDSLQLLICTDGVHEAIDKYEQAGTEFLKNITMKLMDEARNKEPLDLILTPEQKEAGSDDMCTVLIQAR